CTGATCAGCATGGCCTTGCGCTGCTTGGTGGCGAGAACCTTCAGGCCGTTCGTGAACGCCTGAACGTACATGTTGCCGGTGGCCTGTCCGCCCAATGCGAGCGCGGCGTTCCATCGGGTGAGATAGATGGTCGTGGCCCACATGGCCATGCCGGACGCGCCGACGAGCGAGAAGACGGCCGCCGCCAGCGACAGGCCGCTCAGGCCGCCGAGGACGTCCGCCACGCCCGTGTAGACCACCTTGGAGTCGTCCTTGCGGGCAAGGAAATCCTTCTTCACCTGCTGGAACTCCGGCCGGGACATCTCCTTCCAGTCTTCCTCCGGCACGTCCTTCTCCACGGTGTCCAGCTTGGCCTTGAAGGCATCCAGCTTGGGCACGACGCTCCGCCACGCGTTCGACGCGTCCTGGATGTCGCTGGGGCTCGAGTAGAGCGTGCCGATGATCGTCGTTGAGATCGCGGCCAGCGGGCCGAACGCCGTGGCGGAGTAGACCGTCAGGCCGAGCGCCGTGGTGTACATGGTCGTGCCCGTGTCCTTGATATCAGGCATGGTCCGCGGCTCACCTCCCTAAGACTTGGCCGTGCTGGCTGCTTCGGCCGATTCGATGATCTTTGCGCCGTTGTGGAGCTGGGTGTTCCAGCCCTTGACTGACTGGTGCGCGGCGTCGACGTAGCCGGCCGCGGTGTCCCGGACGCTGCTGTGGGCGGGGACGAACACCATCCCCAGCACACCGAATCCGGGGAACCCGGTGGAGATCTGCTTGATCTCGGAGTTCAGGTTGTCCAGATCCTTGGCCACGTCGTGCTCGATCTTCTTACCGAGGTCCTTCAGGGTCTCAGGACGGGCGTTGCGCCAGTCGGCTGAGACGCCTTCGGTTTCGAGGTACTGGTCCCGTAGCTGCTTCGGCGTGGGCTTGGGGTCCTCTTTCCCCCCCTTGTCATCCTTGCCCCCCGTGTTGCCCGTCGGGCCGTTCTGGCCGCCGCCGGTGCCGTTTCCGGTCCCGGAGGGACTGCCACCACCGCCGCCGCCGGGAACGGACGGCAGGTCGGCGCCGGGCGTGCTGGGCTCGCCCGAGTCGCCCGGCTTGCCGCCGTCCGCGGGAGGCTCGGTCCCCGGCGTGGGTACGTCGGGCACGTCGGGGTCGGGCTGATCGCCGGGCTTCCCGTCGTCTCCTGGACCGCCGGGATCCGGGGTTCCAGGACCACCTGGGTCGGTGGGGTCGTTCGGGTCCGAAGGATCGTTGGGATCGTTCGGGTCCGTGGGGTCGTTCGGGTCCGTCGGGTCCGAGGGATCGTTGGGGTCGTTCGGGTCCGTGGGGTCGTTCGGGTCCGTCGGGTCCGAGGGATCGTTGGGGTCGTTCGGGTCCGTGGGGTCGTTCGGGTCCGTCGGGTCCGAGGGATCGTTGGGGTCGTTCGGGTCCGTGGGGTCGTTCGGGTCCGAGGGATCGTTCGGATCCGTCGGGTCGTTCGGATCGGTGGGGTCGTTCGGGTCCGATGGGTCGTTCGGGTCCGATGGGTCGTTCGGGTCCGCCGGATCCTCGTCATCGGTGTCGCCCTGGTCCCCGGAGTCGTCGTCGCTCTCCGGGTCCTTGGCCTCATCGACCGTGTCCGGCTGCCCGCCGGGGCCGTCGCCGCCCTCGTCGTCCTTCTCGCCGTCCTCGTCGGCGGGGGAGCCCTGCGTGGGCTCCTCCTCCTTGCCGTCGGACGGTTCCCACTGCGGATCCCCTTGCGCCGCCACCGGCTCGATCCACCCCGGCTCGTCGTCATCCGAGGAGTCGGCGGCGGTTTCGGTGCCGCGCGCGTCCGTCTCGCGGGACTCCGGGCGCTCACCCTGTACGACCTGCCGCCCGTCCGCGAATTCGACGTCCTGGGCGAGCGTCTCACTGGGCATGCCCGTCGTCGCGACAGCGGGGGACGACGCACTCGCCCCCCAGTTGATCAAGCTGTCCACGTCTTGCTGGCTCATGCCGTTGCCCTCCGTTGATCGCAGACGCTAACCCAACCTTGGGCGATCAGGATGCCTACCGGCAAACCGCAACCTGGTGTTAACCGAAATTCCACGATCGTCGTCAAATCAACCCAAGTCGCTGACCTGCGACTTTATCTGAATGTGGCTTTTGTGTCATCTATCTGTGATGTGCATGCGTGTTAGGCATGTTGCACCTGATGGCTACCGTGCTCTTTGATTGTTTTCGTGCCGATCGTGCCCTCCGTCTGCTTGTGTGGACTCTGACGGTAGGTCGGTAGGCCCAACAAACCGGGGAGAGGAATCTCTGTGTCGTACTACGGAGCCAGCCCAGAACAGGTCCAGAGGGCGGCGAGCCAGGTACAGGCCGCCGCAACGCAGATCGAAGGCCTGCGGAAGGGAGTCGCCGCCACCGTGCTGGAGCTGCTCGCCTCCGGCCAGGCCAAGTCGTGGCAGGGTGGCGCGGCCGAAAAGTACAAGTTCCACATGGACCAGTGGGACCAGGGTGCCAAGCGGATTCTCGCCAGCCTGGAGACCATCTACGACAACATGAACGTGAGCGCCAAGATCTACAGCGCCGCCGCGGCCGAGGCGGACGACAACATGAGGCTCGCGGATGTCAGCGGCAACCAGAACAGTGTCGACGCCCTCATCAACGTCAGGGCCTGAGCCGCCGCCTGCCGCAGTACGGAACGGAGATCGCTATGGCTGATCGCATGCATGACTTCACCCAGGTCAACTTCGCGCAGATGCAGGCCGCGCAGGAGGGCCTGCTCAAGGTCGTGACCGAGCTCGACCGGGTCACCGACCAGCTCTACAAGGACGTGGCCGCCACCCTCGCGGGTGCCTGGTACGACGACGAGACCGGTGCGGGCGCCAAGTCCGAGTTCGACCGGGCCCGGACGCTCTGGGACGCCCAGGAGAAGGAGATGGGCAACCAGCTCACGCAGGCCGCCCAGGCCGTGGGTCTCGCCAACCAGAACTACATGAACGCCGAGCGGGCCGCCCGCAACCTGTGGGCCGACCCGGGTCGCTAAGCCGCAATCGTCGACTCGGTCATCGCCCGCGAGGCGATGGCCGAGCACACGTCTTTACGGGGTGACATGACGCAGAAGGACGTTATCGAAGGCGGTAAGGACCCGCTCGACATCGACCCCAACTGGCCCGGCCTCGACGGCAAGGCCACGCTGCACTACGAGGTCGGCAAGATGCGAGCGGTCGCCCGCGAGCTGAGGTCGGCCTTCTCCGGGTCCGATGGCAGCGGTCAGGGTCTCGGCCATCACAAGCAGCGCCTGCTGGACGAGTGTCAGCTCTCCGAGGCGCACATCGGCACCTGGCACGACGCCAGCGCGTTCACCAAGACGGTCGGCGCCAACAGCGCCGGCACCAAGTTCAGCCAGGCGTACAGCGAGTTCGCCGAGGCCTTCGACAAGGTGATCAAGGCGATCGAGGCCAACGCCGACATCTACGCTCGTACGAACCAGCACAATGAGGGTGGCCGTGAGGCCTGAGGAAGGGCACCGTGGGTAGCCGGCGCAAAGTCCTCGTCATCCGCTCCTTCGAGGCGACGCCAGAGGGCAAAGAGGTTGAGGCGTCCAAGGCCGAGATCGAGCGGTTGCTCACCAACACCAGCCCGGGCGACGTCAGCAGCGCGGGCTCGGCCTACCGCAGCGCGGCGCAGGCGATCGAGCGGGCCGTCGCCGCGCTGAACGAGCACGCTGCCACGCTGGCCAAGGCGTGGCAGGGCCCCGCCGCGGCCGAGGTGCAGAAGGCCATGCAGCTCATGCACGCGAGCGGCGTCGAGCTGTCCGGCAAGATGAAGATGATGGACGACGCCCTCGGCGGTTACGCCAAGAAGGTGCCCGAGACCTTGGAGAAGGTCCGGAACATCCGCGTCGAGGTGTCGACGACCGAGGAGAACACCGGCGGCGGCACCATCGGCGCCAGCCCGTACCTTCAGCAGGCCAACGCGCAGATCCCGCAGAGCGCCAAGACCGCCGCCGAGAACGCGCAGGCGCAGCGGGCGATGAAGGAGCTCAACGAGAAGATCGTCGAGCTGCTCAACGTCCAGGTCCCGATGGACGTCTCGTACGAGCTGCCGCCCGTCGACGTCCCTGCGGCGCCGCCGTCGCAGAAGACCGTCGACATGAACGGCATCTCGCCCACTGGGCGTCAGACCGGCACGGCCGGCTACAACTCGGGCAGCAGCGCCGGCTTCACGGGCGTCGGAGACACGGGCGGCCCGGGCTCCGGCGGCGACGGCACGGGCACTCGCGGCTCGGACGGTACCGGCACGGGCAACGGCCAGAACGGCACCGGTACGGGAAGCACGGGCCAGAACGGCACCGGCACCGGAAGCACCGGCCAGAACGGCACAGGCCAGAACGGCACAGGCCAGAACGGCACGGGGGCGGACGGCACCGGCTCCAACGGGACCGGTTCCAACGGGACCGGCCACGACGGAGGCGGCCCGGACGGCACCGGCACGGATCCCGCCGCCACGGACCCCGACCGGACCACCCGGACCGGCCCGGGTGCCGACGACGGCACCGTGCCTTCGGTGATCGGCCGGGACGACCCCCGGTACACGCAGGCGGCGAACTTCACCCCCACCCAGGTGACGACGCCGACGGCGTTCACCCCCGCCACCACCGTGCCGACCACGTCCATCCCGATGGCGACCACCTCGACGCCGTTCGTGCCGACGACCGCCACCCCGCCGGGCGTCCCGGCCGTGCTGGGAGGGCCGAACCAGTGGGGAGAGCACGCGGGCAACCCGGGATCTCAGGGCCGTCCGGCGAACGCCGGCCACGCGCCGATGTACCCGTTCCTGCCGATGGGCGGCGCGGGCGCGGCCATCGGCTCGGAGGAGTCCACCGAATCCGGCGCGCACATGCCCGAGGACCGCGGGGTCTGGGCCGTCACAACCGACGTGACCGAACCGCGTATCGGCTGAGCACCCGCCTGAGCCGGCACTGATGAGGGGGGCCAATGGCTGACGCCAATCCGTACTCGCTGGGCAACCTGCCGAACGTGGAGTCGTCCGGGGTCAAGTTCGCGCCGGGCAAGTTGGAGTCCAACAGCAAGACCCTCACCGCTGATGGTGACAAGCTCGCCGCGTTCGCCGGCCGGACGGGTGGCATCTCCCTGGGCTGGCTCGGTTACGGCATGACGGGCCGCCAGTGTGACAGCGCCCACGAGCAGGCCTGCACCCAGCAGGTGGACACGATCAAGGCCGCCAAGAAGGTGCTCGACTCGTGGCGGGAGGCGCTGCGCATCGCCGACGCCAAGTACGTCGAGGCGGACGAGCAGTCGACGCCCCAGAACCCGTACGTCGGCAACCCGCAGATTCCGTCGATCCCCCCTTACAACGGCTCCGGCCTCAACGGGTCGGGGCTCGACGGCCTGAACGGTTCCGGCCTGAACACCCCGGGCATCTCCCCCGCCGGCCTCAACACCCCGGGCCTGAACGACCCGAACCTGCAGGACCCGAACCTGCAGGACCCCAACCTGCGGGACCCGAACCTCCCGGACCCGAACCTGCAGAATCCGAACCCTCAGAACCCGAACCTCCCGGACCCGAACCTCCAGGACCCGAACCTGCAGAATCCGAACCTCCCGGACCCGAACCTGCAGAATCCGAACCTGCAGAACCCGAACCTCAACCAGCCCAACATCAACCAGCCGGACCTGCCCACCGTGGATCCGAGCAAGTCCGCCCTGAGCGGCCTGTCGGACCCCACGAAGACCGGCCTGTCCGGCGTGGACCCGGCCACCCTGCCGAACCCGCAGACCCGCATCCCCGACTCCCTGAACACCGCCGACCCCGGTCGTGTCACCAACGGTGTGCCCGGCGGCGGCACCTCGACGGGCACCGGCATGGGCGCCGGCGGCGCCGCGGGGGTGGGCGCGGGGCGGCTGCCCGGCGGTGCCGCAGCCATGGGCGGCATGGGCGGAATGCCGTTCATGCCGATGTCGCCCATGGGCGCCGGCGGCGACAAGGAACGCGAAGGCGGTGGCTCCGAACTCCTGCGCGGCGACCCGGACGACTGGGAATACGAGGAGGGCGTGACGGACGCCGTCCTCCGCCACGAGGGAGCCTGACGTGGCAGAGCTGACAGGGGCACGCAACCGGTTCATCATCGCGGCGACGGTCTCCGCGGGATGCTCGCTGATCATCCGGAGGCCCCTCGCGTTCGCCATCGCCGCGGGCCTGGGCGTGATCATGGCGGACCCGGAGGGCATGCTCGAGGCGATGAAGGAGTGGAAGACCAAGGCGGAGGGCGGCCTCACCGAGGAGGTCGAAGAGCTGGTGAGGTCGGTCCGTTCGCTCAACGACCGCCTGAAGAACGACGCCCACTGGGACGGCGCGGCCAGGATCGCCTACGAGGCCGTGGCCGAGCCGTTCATCGAGGAACTGGAGAAGCTCGGCACCGGGCGCAACGGCATCGGCGACGCGCTCAAGTCGAGTGCCGACCAGTACGAGATGCTCTCCTACTTCGCGGTGGCCACGGCGATGGCGATGGTGGTCTGGGCCGTACTCGTGTCCGTCGGCAAACTCACCCCCGCCACCTGGGTCACCTCCCAGATCGCCCTCAACGCCGGTCTCAAGGCGCTGTGGACCGCGCTCAGGCCGATCCTCATCAAACTGGGCATCTTCGCGGCCGGAGTCTTCGCCATCTACCAGGGCGTCAGCATGCAGAACCTGGAGCAGGCGGGCAAGTTCCAGAACATGATGGCCATGCCCATGGTCGAACAGTACGGCCTGGGCAACGACCCCAACTCGGGCGCCCTGGTCCAGAAGCCGATCCCCACGACCAAGCAGAACGGCTCGCCGACCAACACCGAGGTCCCCACCCAGATGGCCTGACGCTCCAACTCCCGCCCACCACCCCCTCACAGACTCGGCGGACCCCGCGCCCGCCCACAACAGCCTGCACCCATGCCCGCGCTCACACGCACGCCCGCGCCTGCCCCCGCCCCACCCCTACGCCCATCCCCGCACCCGCCCCTGCGCTCACGTCCGGGCCCTTCGAGTCTGCGTCACCCCCCGCGCCTGAGCCGGTCATGCCCGCGCCTGTGCTCACGTCCGGGCCCTTCGAGTCTGCGTCACCCCCCCGCACCCGAACCCGCGCCTGTGCTCACACCGGCGCGCACCCCGATCCGAAGCCGGAGCCGGCGCCGGAGCCCGAACCCGGATTCGGACCCGAGGAGCACATCACGCCTCCCCAGGCTCCACGCGCGGAAGGCACGGGGCCATTGCGGCTCGCCCTCACCCGCCCCGCGCCTTGACGACATACCCGACGTCCCACACCCCCGACAACGCCTGGCTC
The Nonomuraea muscovyensis genome window above contains:
- a CDS encoding WXG100 family type VII secretion target; its protein translation is MSYYGASPEQVQRAASQVQAAATQIEGLRKGVAATVLELLASGQAKSWQGGAAEKYKFHMDQWDQGAKRILASLETIYDNMNVSAKIYSAAAAEADDNMRLADVSGNQNSVDALINVRA
- a CDS encoding WXG100 family type VII secretion target, whose protein sequence is MAELTGARNRFIIAATVSAGCSLIIRRPLAFAIAAGLGVIMADPEGMLEAMKEWKTKAEGGLTEEVEELVRSVRSLNDRLKNDAHWDGAARIAYEAVAEPFIEELEKLGTGRNGIGDALKSSADQYEMLSYFAVATAMAMVVWAVLVSVGKLTPATWVTSQIALNAGLKALWTALRPILIKLGIFAAGVFAIYQGVSMQNLEQAGKFQNMMAMPMVEQYGLGNDPNSGALVQKPIPTTKQNGSPTNTEVPTQMA
- a CDS encoding WXG100 family type VII secretion target, translating into MADRMHDFTQVNFAQMQAAQEGLLKVVTELDRVTDQLYKDVAATLAGAWYDDETGAGAKSEFDRARTLWDAQEKEMGNQLTQAAQAVGLANQNYMNAERAARNLWADPGR
- a CDS encoding WXG100 family type VII secretion target, whose translation is MGSRRKVLVIRSFEATPEGKEVEASKAEIERLLTNTSPGDVSSAGSAYRSAAQAIERAVAALNEHAATLAKAWQGPAAAEVQKAMQLMHASGVELSGKMKMMDDALGGYAKKVPETLEKVRNIRVEVSTTEENTGGGTIGASPYLQQANAQIPQSAKTAAENAQAQRAMKELNEKIVELLNVQVPMDVSYELPPVDVPAAPPSQKTVDMNGISPTGRQTGTAGYNSGSSAGFTGVGDTGGPGSGGDGTGTRGSDGTGTGNGQNGTGTGSTGQNGTGTGSTGQNGTGQNGTGQNGTGADGTGSNGTGSNGTGHDGGGPDGTGTDPAATDPDRTTRTGPGADDGTVPSVIGRDDPRYTQAANFTPTQVTTPTAFTPATTVPTTSIPMATTSTPFVPTTATPPGVPAVLGGPNQWGEHAGNPGSQGRPANAGHAPMYPFLPMGGAGAAIGSEESTESGAHMPEDRGVWAVTTDVTEPRIG